The genome window TGTAAGCGTGGCACCTACTGCAAACCTAAGCATATAAATTCCGCCTGCTATTGTGTGTGTCAAGTAAACTCGCCCGGTTGAGTTGATAGAATCAAGCAGCTTCTTGTTTAAAAGTTCGATATATGCCGGTTCATATCCTTTGACCGGGTTGAACCGGAAGCACACGAGCGAAAACCGCCGTGGCACAACAATCTCAAACCCTGGATCGGACTTAATAAACCCTTCAAACATCTTCGCCATTCGAACATCGGACCTAATATGACTTTGAAGATTGACTATGCCATAACTACGCATAACAAGCCATAATCGAAGCGATTTGAACCTTCGACCTGTACCGATTTGCCAGTCCTTGTAATCTACAACTGAGTCATATTCAGACCGTTTATTCCTCAAATATTCAGGATTAGTACTTAACGCCTTTACTAACACATTTGGTTCTCTAACCCACATGCAACAACAATCTAAGTAACTTAGTAACCATTTATGTGGACTAAGACTTAACGAGTCAGCTCGTTCGATTCCATCAAGATAATGTCTAAACTCTGGACATATGCATGCACTACCTCCATAAGCAGCATCCACGTGGAGCcaaattttgtactcattagccACCTCAGCTAGTTGACTAATAGGGTCAACGGCTGTAGTTGAAGTGGTCCCTACGGTAGCACAGAGGAAAAGTGGGACCAATCCAGCAGCCACGTCAGCTTCAATAACTCTACGTAGGACCACCGGAGATAAAGAGAAATTACTTTCAACAGAAGTAGGTATAGCCCTAATATTGCATGGGAAAATACCAGCCAGCTTGCAAGCCTTGGTATACGTAGAGTGCGTTTGATCAGAGCCGTAAACAACGAGCTTTCCAATATTATGAACACCTAGGGTTTCGAGCTTTTGGTCACGAGCGGCGATTAGTGTACAGAGGATAGCTTCACTGGTTGTACCTTGAAGTACACCACCACCAGTGCCGGAGAACATGAAGGATTTTGGTAGTTTTAGCATATTTGCGAGCCAGTCCATGACTACCATTTCTAGCTCCGTTACGGCCGGTGACGCGAGCCAGTTAAATCCGACGGAGTTGAAACAAGTGCACAGCATTTCTCCGACGAAAGCGGCGGAGCTAACGGTGGCTGGAAAAAATGCAAAGAAATTAGGGCTTAACCAGTGGGTCATACCAGGGATAATATGGTTTTGAATATCTTTCATAATGGTGTCAAATGATTCGGGGCGATATGGGGCAGTTTCGGGTAAACGGTTACGGAGGTAACCCGGTTCGACTTGGCTTAGAACCGGGAAGTTTTCAATGTTCTTGTAATAATCAGCAATGAAGTCCACCATTTGATGGGCTTGGGTACGGAATTCTTCAGGGTCAAGTGGGTTGAAATTTGCTATGTTTGATTGGTTTTGAGCGCTATTATTTGAATCAAGACTTCCCATTTTGGTTGGAGCTAAGCTGGCAAAGAGAAGGGAATTACAAAGGGAGATTTTATAGCAGAAACGTTAGGGAGGTGACAGGGTGACGAGGATTGAGTTGAATAGAAAGAGGAAAAAAAGGTGGTTAGGAAGTTCAAAATGAAGAGAGAATTGAGAGTGAGACAAAAGAGAAAGGTATTGGTTGTACGTAGTAATGAAAGGCTTTGGCATTATTTCGGAGAAGTCAATACTGGTGTGTGCGCTTTCGTTTCATTTGTCAAAACATTGGGCTAATGAGACAGAGGATACTAGCTAAGTGACCTTGTAGCATAAATTAACTCAGGTTTTGAATCAATGACCTTAATTAGGCTCTTCCCTAGATTTGGAGATACGTGGACATTATTTCAGTGGTACTCTCCATTTCGTTTTACATTTTGATACATTAAtgataataaatatttaattataactaTTGAATAATTAATTGTATTATGTATCATCTggtggaattaaaaaaaaaaattatccctTCTTGATTCTGATGGAGTGACAAATATTTGgactaaattttttttttgaaagacaCATATAAAATTGAAAAGTGTACGATATTGTGCAAACAGTAATTGGAATTCT of Nicotiana tomentosiformis chromosome 7, ASM39032v3, whole genome shotgun sequence contains these proteins:
- the LOC104113878 gene encoding tryptophan decarboxylase TDC1-like codes for the protein MGSLDSNNSAQNQSNIANFNPLDPEEFRTQAHQMVDFIADYYKNIENFPVLSQVEPGYLRNRLPETAPYRPESFDTIMKDIQNHIIPGMTHWLSPNFFAFFPATVSSAAFVGEMLCTCFNSVGFNWLASPAVTELEMVVMDWLANMLKLPKSFMFSGTGGGVLQGTTSEAILCTLIAARDQKLETLGVHNIGKLVVYGSDQTHSTYTKACKLAGIFPCNIRAIPTSVESNFSLSPVVLRRVIEADVAAGLVPLFLCATVGTTSTTAVDPISQLAEVANEYKIWLHVDAAYGGSACICPEFRHYLDGIERADSLSLSPHKWLLSYLDCCCMWVREPNVLVKALSTNPEYLRNKRSEYDSVVDYKDWQIGTGRRFKSLRLWLVMRSYGIVNLQSHIRSDVRMAKMFEGFIKSDPGFEIVVPRRFSLVCFRFNPVKGYEPAYIELLNKKLLDSINSTGRVYLTHTIAGGIYMLRFAVGATLTEDRHVIAAWKLIKESADALLRRSYYYTTV